In the Clostridium beijerinckii genome, one interval contains:
- a CDS encoding MATE family efflux transporter, translated as MIITRNLTKGNPAKLILLFTIPLLIGNIFQQFYNIADTFIVGRTIGVNALAAVGCTGSIMFLILGFAQGLTSGLSIITAQKFGADDKEGVKKSYFTGIVISMIITIILTTISTILARPILELMNTPVEIIDDAYNFVVVIFIGIIASMFFNFFSNIIRALGDSKTPLIYLVVACILNIILEFAFILIFKMGVTGAACATVIAQGVSALLCMWYIKRNLPILKLKKSDLKLSKETFLEHIKISLPMGFQASIIAIGAIILQFALNSLGATSVAAYTAAQKIDTLATQPMMSFGITMATYTAQNFGAEKIDRIKEGVKKCVFISVAFSIIVGLINTFAGYFLTGIFVGYDQKEVIRLSQIYLTSNGLNYFLLSLLFIYRYTLQGLGQSFIPTVAGIMELLMRTFAAIILSRPLGFLGVCMANPLAWLGACIPLISAYYISIRRIDIEYSKKKSCLYESDIDACNYISK; from the coding sequence ATTTTACAATATAGCAGATACATTTATTGTTGGCCGTACAATAGGCGTAAATGCTTTAGCAGCGGTAGGATGTACAGGAAGCATAATGTTTTTAATTTTAGGGTTTGCTCAAGGTTTAACATCGGGACTTTCAATCATTACTGCGCAAAAATTTGGTGCAGATGATAAGGAAGGGGTTAAGAAAAGTTACTTCACAGGCATAGTTATTAGCATGATAATAACTATAATTCTTACAACTATAAGTACGATTCTAGCTAGACCTATATTAGAACTAATGAATACACCTGTAGAAATTATTGATGATGCATATAATTTTGTAGTAGTAATATTTATTGGAATAATAGCATCGATGTTTTTTAATTTTTTTTCAAATATTATTAGAGCCTTGGGAGATAGCAAAACGCCATTAATATACTTAGTGGTAGCGTGTATTTTAAATATAATTTTAGAATTTGCATTTATATTAATATTCAAGATGGGAGTAACTGGAGCAGCTTGTGCAACTGTTATAGCACAGGGAGTATCGGCGTTATTGTGTATGTGGTACATAAAGAGAAATTTGCCCATACTTAAGTTAAAGAAGAGTGACTTAAAGTTATCCAAAGAAACTTTTTTAGAACACATTAAAATTTCTCTACCAATGGGATTTCAGGCATCTATAATAGCAATTGGTGCTATTATATTACAATTTGCATTAAATAGCCTTGGGGCTACTTCTGTAGCTGCATATACTGCCGCTCAGAAAATAGATACTCTCGCTACTCAACCGATGATGTCATTTGGTATAACAATGGCCACATACACAGCACAAAATTTTGGTGCGGAAAAAATTGATAGAATTAAAGAAGGCGTAAAGAAATGCGTTTTTATATCAGTAGCATTTAGTATTATAGTGGGCCTTATAAATACTTTTGCAGGTTATTTTCTTACAGGAATTTTTGTTGGATATGATCAAAAAGAAGTTATTAGGTTGTCACAAATATATTTAACTTCAAACGGATTAAATTATTTTTTACTTTCACTACTGTTTATATATAGATATACGCTTCAAGGATTAGGGCAAAGTTTTATTCCAACAGTAGCAGGAATTATGGAATTGTTGATGAGGACGTTCGCTGCAATTATATTATCACGACCGTTAGGTTTTTTAGGCGTGTGTATGGCTAATCCATTAGCATGGCTTGGAGCATGTATTCCACTTATAAGTGCATACTATATTAGCATCAGGAGAATAGATATAGAATACTCAAAAAAGAAAAGCTGTTTGTATGAATCAGATATAGATGCATGCAATTATATAAGTAAGTAA